In Vibrio alginolyticus NBRC 15630 = ATCC 17749, the sequence AGAAAGGCGCTGGGCTTATCGAAGCAACCTTACATGCTGTTCGCGTTCGTCTGCGCCCAATTATCATGACATCGCTTGCTTTTGGTTTGGGTGTGGTACCACTAGCTATTAGTTCAGGTGTGGGATCAGCAGGTCAAAACGCAGTGGGTACCGGCGTACTTGGTGGCATGATCAGTGCCACGATATTGGGTATATTCTTCGTCCCAATCTTCTTTGTAGTGGTTGAGCGATTGTTTGATCGACGTGCGAGAAAAGAGTCGGAGGCAGAGTTGTCTGAGACCAGCACTAAACCCACTCAGCAAAGCGAGTAGGACTTGGTTGTTTTAACTGAGTTATACTAGTGATAATAAACACGATTAAAGGGCGCTTCGGCGCTCTTTATTTTATGTTTTCACTTGGTGGTTACCGTCTATGACGCGAGCCTGAAAGACGGCGTGTTGTGTGCAGTATCAGCACAGCCTTTTCGACCGAATGGAAGCCTAAAGAAGAAAAACGACGATGAAAGATCAGAAAGTTTCCCCAATTTCCGTTTTGGATCAAAGCCCTATGTTTGTTTGTGGTGTGATGCAGCGCATGTACCGCAATCGTGCCCAAGCTGAGCTCTCTCGGCAAAATTTGATGACACTAGAAATGGCAAGTGCACTGGCCGCTTTAGAAGAATTTCAGCCTATGAGCCAGCAAGCGTTAGCTGATGCGGTTCGAACTGAGCGAAGTGTAGCAAAGCGGATGGTGGACAATCTGGAAAAGAGAGGGTTTGTTCAAGTTTCTAAAAGTAAATCGAATCAGCGCCTTAAAATGCTAAGCATGACAAAAGAGGGGGCAAATGCTTTAAAGCAAGTTCATCAAATCATGACGAATTTACAGAAAGAGTTTTTTTCTTGTTTGTCGGAATCTGAAGCGACTGAATTTTTTCGTCTGGTAAGAAAGCTCACTTTTGCGAATCACGACCAGTAACTTACATCAATGCCGTCTAGCGTCTTTATTTTATCGCTGGCCAATTATATTAAGTTGTAGAACTTAAGAAATAGGATGCCCAACGTACAGGTCACGGTAGAAAGCACCGTAGTGAGTGCGATGATATTTGCAGCTAACGTGGCATTGCCTCCCATGGAGCGCGCCATGACATAGCTGGCAGCAGCGACTGGAGAGGCGTTCATAAAGAAAAGAATACCTAGCTCAATTCCTCGAAATCCTACTAAGTAAGCTCCCATGGTGATGATGACTGGCGCTACGATGAGCTTGTAACTGCTCGCAAACCAAGATGGACCTTTCTCTTTTCTCATCAAGCTAAAGTCAAGTGAGCCACCCGTACACAACAGCGCCAAAGGCAATGTCATTTTGGACAAGTAGTCTCCTGCGTCAATAACCACATTCGGTACTGGAATAGCGAGTAAATAAAAAGCCATTCCTAGAACAATGGAGATTATGAGTGGATTCCTAGTCAGTGTTCGGCCCATCATCTTTGCTGCTTGCGAGGCAGACGTTGCTCCTTTGGGAGATAAGCAAATTACCGCTTGGACGTTATAAATAAATGTGGTGACCGCGACATAGAGAGCCGCTAACGCCACACCTTGAGAACCATACGCATTGGCAACGTAAGCGATACCAATAATACCTGTATTTGCTCGGAACCCACCTTGGATGAGAACGCCTTGGTCAGGCGATGCTTTGAATAGAAGTTTGACGGAAAGATAGGTGAAAATGAAAAACGAAATACTAGCGATGACGCCGAAATTGACGAATCCACTTGCCGCGGAAAAGTCGTGTTCTGAAGCCACAATGCTGACAAATAACATTGCAGGCAAGGTAACTTGAAACACCAGTTTAGAGCCTACTTCGATAAAATTATCGTTGATTAGACCAAAGCGCTTAAAAAGAACGCCAAGTACCAACATCAAACAGATAGGTCCGGTTATCGACAAAGAGAATTGCAACTGATGTAAAACAGCTTCCATGTAAGTATCCGCAGCAAAAGAAAAAAGTGTTCCTGTTGCC encodes:
- a CDS encoding MarR family winged helix-turn-helix transcriptional regulator, coding for MKDQKVSPISVLDQSPMFVCGVMQRMYRNRAQAELSRQNLMTLEMASALAALEEFQPMSQQALADAVRTERSVAKRMVDNLEKRGFVQVSKSKSNQRLKMLSMTKEGANALKQVHQIMTNLQKEFFSCLSESEATEFFRLVRKLTFANHDQ
- a CDS encoding AEC family transporter, which codes for MEAVLHQLQFSLSITGPICLMLVLGVLFKRFGLINDNFIEVGSKLVFQVTLPAMLFVSIVASEHDFSAASGFVNFGVIASISFFIFTYLSVKLLFKASPDQGVLIQGGFRANTGIIGIAYVANAYGSQGVALAALYVAVTTFIYNVQAVICLSPKGATSASQAAKMMGRTLTRNPLIISIVLGMAFYLLAIPVPNVVIDAGDYLSKMTLPLALLCTGGSLDFSLMRKEKGPSWFASSYKLIVAPVIITMGAYLVGFRGIELGILFFMNASPVAAASYVMARSMGGNATLAANIIALTTVLSTVTCTLGILFLKFYNLI